Proteins from a genomic interval of Sphingobacterium sp. SYP-B4668:
- the hutH gene encoding histidine ammonia-lyase — MIKSIFHYGEDHLKTSTALAIAKGKIRAELSSSYRVRVQQSAKIVERIVASDEVVYGINTGFGPLCTTMINSTDTKLLQENILKSHAVGIGEPIDQELSKLMLILKAHALAQGFSGVQESTIDRIIWHIDHDVIPLVPKQGSVGASGDLAPLSHLFLPLIGLGQVYYKNEVRETSTLLIEMGIAPLHLAAKEGLALINGTQFIAAHAVMGVVKLHQTLMQGDLIATLMLEGMNASIKPFFKELHDLRPYGGNKFVASTIFNLLEGSEIVTSHANCSRVQDPYSLRCIPQVHGASRTAWLHLKELVEIEINSVTDNPVLINDRLTISGGNFHGQPLAMALDYACLATSEIGNIADRRIYLSLEGDTPNVPKLLLKSTGLNSGFMILQYTTAALASENKGLCFPASADSIPTSLGQEDHVSMGSISGRKLLRVLDNVEKIQAIELLCAAQALDFHAPLRPTPIIAGLHDYIRSLIPHVEEDQTMSVIIDTALTIVRNGELLDKAKRVAAQEGVDYVGEGSELFDSY, encoded by the coding sequence ATGATAAAATCAATATTCCATTACGGTGAAGATCATCTAAAGACATCAACTGCCCTGGCTATTGCGAAAGGGAAAATCCGTGCGGAGCTATCTTCATCTTATAGAGTACGTGTGCAACAGAGTGCTAAGATTGTAGAAAGAATTGTTGCTTCAGATGAGGTTGTCTATGGTATCAATACTGGTTTTGGGCCACTATGTACTACGATGATAAATTCTACAGATACGAAGTTATTACAGGAGAATATTCTAAAAAGCCACGCGGTAGGTATTGGAGAGCCTATTGATCAAGAGCTTTCCAAGTTGATGTTGATTTTGAAGGCTCATGCGTTGGCGCAAGGATTTTCAGGTGTACAGGAAAGTACAATCGATCGTATTATTTGGCATATAGATCATGACGTAATTCCGTTGGTGCCTAAACAAGGGTCGGTTGGTGCTTCAGGAGATTTAGCGCCGCTTTCTCATCTGTTTTTGCCCTTAATCGGTTTGGGACAAGTATACTACAAAAATGAGGTGCGCGAGACTTCAACATTGTTAATTGAAATGGGGATTGCTCCTTTGCATCTGGCAGCCAAAGAGGGGCTAGCTTTAATCAACGGGACACAATTTATAGCTGCACATGCGGTCATGGGGGTAGTCAAATTGCATCAAACCTTGATGCAGGGAGACTTGATTGCGACCTTAATGCTTGAAGGGATGAATGCATCCATTAAGCCTTTCTTTAAGGAACTCCACGATTTAAGACCTTATGGGGGAAATAAGTTTGTAGCGAGTACTATCTTTAATCTATTGGAAGGGTCTGAAATAGTTACATCTCATGCCAATTGCTCGCGCGTGCAGGATCCTTATTCACTGCGTTGTATCCCTCAGGTACATGGTGCTTCTCGTACAGCGTGGCTTCACTTGAAAGAATTGGTGGAGATTGAAATCAATTCGGTCACGGATAATCCTGTTTTAATTAACGATAGATTGACAATTAGTGGAGGGAATTTTCATGGACAACCACTTGCAATGGCTTTGGATTATGCTTGCTTGGCGACTTCAGAAATAGGAAATATTGCGGACAGGAGAATCTATCTATCGTTAGAGGGAGATACGCCGAATGTCCCTAAATTATTGTTAAAGTCAACTGGGCTCAACTCTGGATTTATGATTCTTCAATATACAACTGCAGCATTAGCTAGCGAGAATAAGGGGCTTTGTTTCCCTGCAAGTGCGGATAGCATTCCGACTTCTTTAGGGCAGGAAGACCATGTCAGTATGGGATCTATTAGTGGACGCAAATTGTTGCGGGTATTGGATAATGTCGAAAAAATACAGGCAATAGAATTGCTCTGTGCAGCACAGGCCTTAGACTTTCATGCGCCGCTCCGGCCTACGCCTATAATTGCTGGCTTGCACGATTATATCAGAAGTTTAATCCCTCACGTGGAAGAGGACCAGACAATGTCGGTGATAATAGATACTGCATTGACTATAGTTCGTAATGGGGAGCTATTAGATAAAGCCAAAAGGGTGGCTGCTCAAGAAGGTGTAGATTATGTTGGTGAGGGGAGCGAATTGTTTGACAGTTATTAA
- a CDS encoding M60 family metallopeptidase — protein MKKILFICLVMSNMAYAQINTTDIFKNVNLTALRKNVTSEDISGIQNPIFKRVAQQLYNKEYPLAQRYRSYAQYLSPKVLASQLKTSPYSQYENPTGIYFNTGDSAVIWVGKTHGATPSLRVTNWDNEKFAQKDYPLKEGYNTFKIENQGNAYIYNYTDGNVSKKKLDIHILTGQLNEIFDISKHTNEDWKKILDNASGPVIDIVGKQVHLAYAVSSLRVHAPDQGVELIQLYDSIVGIQHQIMGLKQTKRIPKNRMFGRVIWKGFMHADGIGAAFHDNTMKDIASVTNLRKNSWGVAHEFGHVNQVRPNMKWVGTTEVTNNIYSVWTQYIYNTATPKLEREKLKDYDEPTVGGRITAYMESAFIHRQPWLTQAGPDRWDRERPRDWGGDHFVKLVPLWQLQLYFAVAGKGNSWGNSNFYGDIFTKAIDAPQTEGKSDAYYQLEFIKNACDATKLDLSDFFEKSGMLTPIDLWVDDYICAQMTITNEDILAIKKYTSKYPKPSTPVLHYITANSVKAYQNKLEVMGVTGKGYSKEDKKLLIDNNKWQNAVAYETYIGDRLVKVTFVGAGSADASTTTVRTPEGTTSIKAVSWDGKRIDVL, from the coding sequence ATGAAAAAAATACTATTCATATGCCTAGTCATGTCCAATATGGCATATGCACAAATCAATACCACCGATATTTTTAAAAATGTCAATCTGACAGCACTACGAAAAAACGTGACATCAGAAGATATAAGTGGGATACAAAATCCTATATTCAAACGCGTAGCCCAACAACTTTACAACAAAGAATACCCCTTAGCACAACGTTATCGTAGTTATGCACAATACCTCTCTCCCAAAGTCTTGGCATCCCAGCTCAAGACAAGCCCATATTCACAGTATGAAAATCCAACCGGAATCTATTTTAACACTGGAGACTCCGCCGTCATTTGGGTTGGAAAGACACATGGAGCCACACCTTCCCTACGTGTGACGAATTGGGACAACGAAAAGTTTGCACAAAAGGACTACCCCTTAAAAGAAGGCTACAATACCTTCAAAATTGAAAATCAAGGAAATGCATATATCTACAATTATACAGACGGCAACGTTAGCAAAAAAAAGCTTGACATCCATATCTTAACTGGTCAGCTTAATGAGATATTTGATATTAGTAAACATACCAATGAAGATTGGAAAAAAATATTAGATAATGCTTCCGGTCCCGTCATCGACATTGTAGGCAAACAAGTGCATTTAGCTTATGCAGTTTCATCATTAAGGGTCCACGCACCAGACCAAGGAGTTGAACTTATACAGCTCTATGATTCTATTGTCGGCATCCAACATCAAATCATGGGCTTGAAGCAAACAAAGCGCATCCCGAAAAACAGAATGTTTGGAAGAGTCATCTGGAAAGGATTCATGCATGCAGATGGCATTGGAGCCGCTTTTCATGACAACACCATGAAGGATATCGCCAGTGTAACCAATCTTCGCAAAAATTCTTGGGGAGTAGCGCATGAATTTGGTCATGTCAACCAGGTACGTCCCAATATGAAGTGGGTCGGTACCACCGAAGTAACTAACAACATTTACTCCGTATGGACACAATACATATACAACACTGCAACACCTAAATTAGAACGCGAAAAATTAAAAGACTATGATGAACCCACTGTAGGTGGGCGTATCACGGCTTACATGGAGTCTGCATTTATCCATCGTCAACCTTGGCTGACACAAGCTGGACCTGACCGATGGGATAGAGAACGTCCGCGCGATTGGGGTGGAGACCACTTTGTCAAATTGGTACCGCTATGGCAGCTCCAACTGTATTTCGCTGTTGCTGGTAAGGGCAATTCCTGGGGCAATTCCAATTTTTATGGAGATATTTTCACAAAAGCGATAGATGCTCCCCAAACCGAAGGCAAATCAGATGCCTACTACCAATTGGAATTCATCAAAAATGCTTGTGATGCCACTAAACTTGACCTATCTGATTTCTTCGAAAAATCAGGTATGTTAACGCCGATCGACCTATGGGTTGATGATTACATCTGTGCACAGATGACCATTACCAATGAAGACATCTTAGCTATTAAAAAATATACATCAAAATATCCCAAACCTTCCACACCAGTCCTACATTACATCACCGCCAATAGTGTCAAGGCCTATCAAAATAAACTGGAAGTCATGGGGGTTACGGGAAAAGGATACTCAAAAGAAGACAAGAAGCTACTGATAGACAACAACAAGTGGCAAAATGCTGTCGCCTATGAGACCTATATTGGAGACAGATTAGTTAAAGTCACATTTGTGGGGGCCGGATCTGCAGATGCCTCAACGACGACAGTACGCACTCCAGAAGGAACAACTAGTATCAAAGCTGTAAGTTGGGATGGAAAACGGATAGACGTCCTATAA
- a CDS encoding glutamate-5-semialdehyde dehydrogenase, translated as MKSIENQLMAAKAATRDIQRLENQERSGMLIRLADSLGEHIAEILQANELDVTQLDVNDPKRDRLVLTVDRIHDLRASLMAVAKLEDPTEQVLSSKVLDNGLLIEKKTVPLGVVGVIYESRPNVTIDVASLCIRSGNVCVLRGGTDAWHTNRVLVDLIRQVLQNSGVNPDVVQLLPTDRAFVTELLEATNYIDIIIPRGSQSLIEFVRSHAKVPVIETGAGVCHTYVETTADLDKAAAIVANAKISRPSVCNALDTVLVDRNIAEALLTKLMPAFTEAGVEIFADKEAYEILERGGYGYLQQANDLDFGREFLDLKCSVKILDGLDEALEHIAKYSSKHSECIVSQRQSSIKQFMQEVDAAAVYANASTRFTDGGEFGLGAEIGISTQKLHARGPFALEKLVTEKWFVIGDGQTR; from the coding sequence GTGAAAAGTATAGAAAACCAACTGATGGCCGCAAAGGCGGCAACCCGCGACATTCAACGGTTAGAAAATCAAGAACGATCGGGAATGTTAATCCGATTGGCCGATTCGCTCGGTGAGCATATTGCTGAAATATTGCAGGCTAATGAATTAGATGTGACTCAACTGGATGTAAATGATCCTAAACGAGATCGTTTGGTACTAACTGTTGATCGCATTCATGATCTCCGTGCCAGCTTAATGGCTGTTGCTAAACTGGAAGATCCTACTGAACAGGTGCTTTCTTCCAAAGTATTGGATAATGGATTGTTGATTGAAAAGAAAACAGTTCCGCTAGGTGTGGTGGGCGTAATCTATGAATCTCGGCCGAATGTTACTATTGATGTGGCCTCTCTGTGTATACGCTCCGGTAATGTATGTGTGTTGCGGGGTGGAACCGATGCTTGGCACACCAATAGGGTATTGGTTGATTTGATTCGGCAGGTGTTGCAAAATAGTGGTGTGAATCCTGATGTAGTCCAATTATTGCCTACTGACCGTGCATTTGTAACTGAATTGCTGGAAGCCACGAATTATATTGATATCATTATCCCTAGGGGATCACAGTCATTAATCGAATTTGTGCGTAGTCATGCGAAGGTGCCTGTCATCGAAACTGGGGCGGGGGTGTGCCACACTTATGTAGAGACGACGGCAGATTTGGATAAAGCAGCGGCGATTGTCGCGAATGCGAAAATCAGTAGACCTTCAGTCTGTAATGCCTTGGATACGGTATTGGTAGATCGCAATATTGCGGAGGCTCTATTGACTAAATTAATGCCTGCTTTTACGGAAGCTGGTGTGGAGATTTTTGCAGATAAGGAAGCGTATGAGATATTGGAGCGAGGGGGATATGGATATTTACAACAGGCTAACGACTTGGATTTTGGTAGGGAATTTTTAGATTTGAAATGTTCGGTTAAAATATTGGATGGTCTAGATGAAGCATTGGAGCACATTGCTAAATATTCATCCAAGCATTCGGAGTGTATTGTTTCACAGCGGCAGTCTAGTATAAAGCAATTTATGCAAGAGGTGGATGCAGCAGCAGTGTATGCAAATGCATCAACACGCTTTACGGATGGTGGAGAGTTTGGCTTAGGGGCAGAGATTGGAATTTCCACGCAGAAATTGCACGCAAGAGGACCTTTCGCATTGGAGAAATTGGTCACGGAGAAATGGTTTGTAATAGGTGACGGGCAAACCAGATAA
- the hutI gene encoding imidazolonepropionase, with amino-acid sequence MNRNQYILIGPFSEVLTMEGTPLKGALHDSDLKVICDAGILLDGATIKAIGNFEVLQHEAKELSATILSIDNDMVLTPGWIDVHTHIAFAGTRARDFGMRNAGSSYLEIAESGGGIWSTVKDTRDASEEELVFLILKRANSLIKQGITTIEVKSGYGLSVEEELKILRAIRRAGTICKATLVPTCLAAHTLPKDYVGTHTEYLDMIARELFPILKAEGLTNRIDAFIEKSAFSKAQIEPYFMRAKEMGFDITVHADQFSTSGSEVAIAFGARSADHLECSGEREIRQLAASDVVSVALPGASLGIGCAFTPARQLLDAGASLAIASDWNPGSAPMGQLMTQASILATFEKLTNAEVFAGLTCRAGAALGMEDRGVLAPGYRADFAIYRTAHIEEITYLQGQMIPEEVWIGGERVLD; translated from the coding sequence ATGAATAGAAATCAATATATACTGATTGGTCCTTTTAGTGAGGTTTTGACGATGGAGGGAACTCCTCTTAAGGGAGCGTTGCACGATTCGGATTTAAAAGTGATTTGTGACGCCGGGATATTGTTGGACGGCGCAACGATTAAAGCTATTGGTAATTTTGAAGTCTTGCAGCATGAAGCTAAAGAGTTGTCTGCAACAATACTCTCTATTGATAACGACATGGTGCTGACACCGGGCTGGATAGATGTGCACACCCATATTGCTTTTGCAGGGACAAGAGCTCGTGATTTTGGAATGCGAAATGCGGGAAGCTCCTATCTTGAAATCGCCGAAAGTGGCGGGGGAATTTGGAGTACGGTAAAAGATACTCGTGATGCGAGTGAGGAGGAATTGGTTTTCTTAATTCTGAAACGAGCAAATAGCCTGATTAAACAAGGCATTACTACTATTGAAGTGAAGAGTGGCTATGGTTTGAGTGTGGAGGAAGAGCTGAAAATATTAAGAGCTATTCGGAGGGCGGGGACTATCTGTAAGGCAACACTCGTACCGACTTGTTTAGCTGCACATACGTTGCCCAAAGATTATGTAGGCACGCATACAGAATATCTGGATATGATAGCGAGGGAATTATTTCCGATACTGAAAGCCGAGGGGTTAACAAACAGGATAGACGCATTTATAGAAAAAAGTGCTTTTTCGAAAGCCCAAATTGAACCATACTTTATGCGGGCGAAAGAAATGGGATTTGATATAACGGTTCATGCAGACCAGTTCTCCACATCAGGTAGTGAAGTAGCTATAGCGTTTGGAGCGAGGAGTGCGGATCATTTGGAGTGTTCAGGCGAGCGGGAGATTCGACAATTAGCAGCGTCAGATGTAGTTTCTGTAGCATTGCCAGGGGCGTCTCTAGGTATTGGTTGTGCCTTCACACCGGCTCGACAGCTGTTGGATGCAGGTGCGAGTCTAGCTATTGCTAGTGATTGGAACCCTGGATCGGCACCTATGGGACAGCTGATGACACAGGCATCGATTTTGGCTACGTTTGAGAAGTTGACGAATGCAGAAGTATTTGCTGGCTTGACCTGCCGTGCTGGGGCTGCATTGGGTATGGAGGATAGGGGGGTATTAGCCCCCGGATATAGAGCAGATTTTGCTATTTATAGGACAGCACATATTGAGGAAATAACCTATCTGCAAGGACAAATGATTCCAGAGGAGGTGTGGATTGGTGGAGAACGAGTATTGGACTAA
- the proB gene encoding glutamate 5-kinase, whose protein sequence is MRKPILVVKFGSAAITTKEGEIDERIVLEIARQAAELQQRYNIVIVSSGAVAAGKRFLPKYAGTLSERKAAAAIGNPLLVRKYSTYFKPFKIGLAQSLCERQHFANRNQFLQLKSTYEELWKNNIIPIANENDVVSNKELKFSDNDELATLIAVGFGAEQILFSTSVPGVLDGEGKVIPEIKVVDKDALSLARTEKSAVGLGGMTSKLNFARLASQLGIKAVIFSMQTENGLLKAVKGETGTVCLPQASKVSSRNKWIASGSLIKGEVTIDKGAVEALQKRKSLLAVGVKEIVQGFEAGEVFHISDEDGVKIGVGKARVDASSLTDMKSKKNVELANANDIVLL, encoded by the coding sequence ATGAGAAAACCGATATTGGTTGTTAAGTTCGGTTCGGCAGCCATTACTACAAAAGAAGGCGAAATAGATGAGCGGATTGTTTTGGAAATAGCAAGGCAAGCCGCGGAATTGCAACAGAGATATAATATTGTGATTGTGTCTTCTGGGGCGGTGGCTGCAGGAAAAAGATTTTTGCCTAAGTATGCTGGGACTTTGTCTGAGCGTAAAGCTGCCGCTGCGATTGGTAATCCACTTTTGGTTCGGAAATACAGTACGTATTTTAAACCGTTTAAGATTGGGCTTGCCCAGAGTCTCTGTGAACGGCAGCATTTCGCGAATCGGAATCAATTTTTACAATTGAAGAGTACGTATGAAGAGTTATGGAAGAATAATATCATTCCGATAGCAAATGAGAACGATGTGGTCAGCAACAAAGAGTTGAAGTTCTCGGACAATGACGAACTGGCAACGTTGATAGCAGTAGGGTTTGGAGCAGAACAGATTTTGTTTAGTACTTCGGTGCCTGGTGTGTTGGATGGTGAGGGCAAGGTTATTCCCGAAATAAAAGTCGTTGATAAGGATGCGCTTTCTTTGGCGCGGACGGAGAAATCGGCAGTAGGCCTTGGAGGAATGACCTCTAAGCTGAACTTTGCTCGACTGGCTAGCCAATTAGGTATTAAGGCGGTCATCTTTAGTATGCAGACGGAAAATGGATTATTAAAAGCGGTGAAGGGGGAAACGGGTACGGTGTGCCTTCCTCAAGCGAGCAAGGTCTCGTCGCGTAATAAGTGGATTGCGAGTGGGAGTTTGATAAAGGGGGAAGTGACGATTGATAAGGGGGCTGTAGAGGCGCTCCAAAAAAGAAAGAGTCTTCTAGCCGTGGGTGTAAAGGAGATTGTGCAGGGCTTTGAAGCAGGGGAAGTTTTTCATATTTCGGATGAAGACGGCGTGAAAATAGGGGTTGGGAAGGCTCGTGTGGATGCTTCTTCATTGACGGATATGAAAAGTAAAAAGAATGTAGAACTGGCGAATGCCAATGATATTGTACTGTTGTAA
- a CDS encoding LysR family transcriptional regulator gives MSNQIELRHLIYFSVLAEELHFRKASERLFISQPGLTRQIKQMEDIYQARLFERGKRAVHLTRAGAFLKTEVDILMSQLDNIRVQIKKIADGKITDLSIGFIGSAAQSIMPDLLSRLNEDFPLIEVSMNELPNNTQVHFLQTNKLDFGFVRTAVPPLGLLMKKIGDESFSLVIPKDYPIQLHNFVSLTQFKDESFILFSRDYGNAYYELVMSIFSDHGFIPQVHHKTVNALSIFKLVEKGLGVAIVPTSLKIGYDIPVNFIELAHLPQRSQLSLLWNPKNRNSGIPALLEVLEKSIHP, from the coding sequence ATGAGTAATCAAATAGAATTAAGGCATCTCATCTATTTTAGTGTATTAGCCGAAGAACTACATTTTCGGAAAGCATCCGAACGACTTTTTATCTCACAACCCGGTCTTACAAGGCAGATTAAGCAGATGGAGGACATCTATCAAGCTCGCCTCTTCGAAAGAGGTAAACGCGCGGTCCACCTTACCCGCGCCGGAGCATTCCTAAAGACAGAGGTTGATATTCTCATGAGTCAGTTGGACAATATCCGTGTACAAATAAAAAAAATAGCCGATGGGAAGATTACCGACCTCTCTATTGGATTCATTGGTTCTGCTGCACAAAGTATTATGCCCGACCTCCTATCTCGTCTCAATGAAGACTTTCCATTAATCGAGGTCAGTATGAATGAACTTCCTAACAATACACAAGTCCACTTTCTTCAAACCAATAAATTAGACTTTGGATTCGTCCGAACTGCGGTACCTCCTCTCGGTCTATTGATGAAAAAAATCGGAGATGAATCTTTCTCATTAGTCATCCCGAAAGATTACCCCATACAACTACACAATTTCGTCTCTCTGACACAATTTAAAGATGAATCCTTTATCTTATTCTCCCGAGATTATGGGAATGCCTACTACGAGCTCGTCATGAGTATCTTCAGCGACCATGGTTTCATTCCCCAAGTACATCATAAGACCGTAAATGCACTAAGTATTTTCAAACTCGTAGAAAAAGGACTCGGAGTTGCCATCGTACCAACCTCTCTAAAGATTGGATATGATATCCCCGTCAATTTTATTGAGTTGGCACATCTTCCACAACGAAGTCAATTATCCCTGCTTTGGAATCCAAAAAATAGAAACTCTGGAATCCCCGCACTCTTAGAAGTATTAGAAAAATCTATTCATCCGTAA